The sequence below is a genomic window from Puniceicoccus vermicola.
CGACCATGCTCCCGGTGGCCAAGACGATCTTACACATCGCATCGATGTGATATTGGTTCACCAGGTCGTGAAGCCCATAGACCGCCCGGAGCGGGAGAATCAGGGTCAGGACCATTCCGAACCCGGAGAAAATCGCCCCCGCCACAAAGTAAGGTGGGAAAATGGTCGTGTGCCACCCGGGGAGAACCGAAGCCGCAAAGTCGAAGGACACGATGGTGTGCACGGACAACACAAGCGGAGTGGAGATCCCTGCCAAGAGCAGGTAGGCCATTTCGTAATTGTGCCAGTGACGGCTGGAATTACGCCAGCCCATGGCGAGCACTCCGTAGAACACCCTTCGCCACGTCGCCTTGGCCCGGTCACGAAGAGTCCCCAAATCGGGAATCATCCCCATGTACCAGAAAAGGATGGAGACCGTTCCGTAGGTCGAGACCGCGAAAACGTCCCACTCCAGCGGACTGCGGAAGTTTGGCCAAATCCAGTTGGCATTCGGCAGCGGGAAGAGCCACCACGCAAACCAGACACGACCTACGTGGAAGAGCGGGAAAATCCCCGCGCAGACCACCGCGAAGATGGTCATCGCCTCCGCCGTTCGGTTAATCGAGGTCCGCCAGCGCTGCTTCAGAAGACAGAGAACGGCGGAAATCAGAGTTCCGGCGTGGCCAATACCAATCCAGAACACGAAGTTGACGATGGCCCAACCCCAATTGATTGGGTTGGCGAGGCCCCAAACCCCTACCCCGGTCGATACGAGGTAGATGAGTCCCATTAAGGTGAAACTGGCCATGCCTCCGGCAATGGCGAAGGAGATCCACCACCAGGTGGGGGTCTTGCCTTCGACGATTCCGCAGACCTTCTCCGTTACCCAATTGTAACTGCGATCATTGAGAACCAGGGGCCGACGAGGGAGTTCGATCGGCTTTACCTTGTTCAGGACGGCCGGCCGTGGCGTGTTATCGGATGCTTCCGCTAAAGTTGGCATGTCGGGTCAAATACTCTTCCGTTGATTGTCAATGGGCGGATGATTCTCCGTGATTGGAGTGTTCAGATTTTCCTGAGGTTGGCTCTGCGTGTTCCGCGCCATGGCCGTGCTCGTCTACGTGGCTGTCATGGCCATGTCCTTCCCCGTGCTCGCCGTGTCCGGAACCATGCCCGAAACGCTCTTCGTAATTTTGACGTCCGAAGGGCTGGTCGTAGCGATACTTCTTCGGCATCGAAGGGTTCGGATTGCGAAGCTTCGCCAGATAGGTGGTCCGAGGACGGGTGTTCAAGTAGCCCAAGACGGAATAGTCGCGCGGAGATTGCTTCCACTTGTAGACTTCGGATTCCGTATCGGTGATGTCGCCGAAGGAGATGGCGTCGGCGGCACAAACCTGCTGGCAAGCCACTTTGATGGTGCCATCGGGAACCTTGATATCGGCAGAGTCTTTGGCTTTGACCTTTTGGTTGATCTTGGCCGATTCAATCCGCTGCACGCAGTAGGTGCACTTCTCCATGACGCCACGCATACGCACGGTCACGTCGGGATTCTTCTGCATCTTGATCGGTTTTGCCGGCCCAGAGGGTCCAAGAGGCCCTTCGTAGAAATGTCCGTCGGAACGTTTATTCCAATCGAAGAAGTTAAAGCGGCGCACCTTATACGGGCAATTGTTCGCGCAATAACGGGTTCCCACGCAACGGTTGTAGGCCATCACGTTCAAGCCCTGTTCATCGTGAACCGTGGCGTTGACCGGGCAAACCGTCTCACAGGGAGCCAGTTCACAGTGGTTACAAGCCATGCCCTGGAATGCGACTTGGACTTCTTCCGGTATCCCGGATTCATCCTTCTCCTGAGAGGCAAAGTAGCGGTCGAGGCGAATCCAGTGCATCTCGCGCCCGCGGAGGACCTGGTCCTTACCGACGATCGGGATGTTGTTTTCACTCTGACAGGCGACGACGCACGAGTTACACCCTGTGCAAAGGTTCAAGTCGATCGCCATTCCCCATTGCTGCGGAGCGGTGAACTCCGGAGTCTTGTAGAGGGATCCCCCCTTGGGAATCTCGGTCACCTTTTGCTGGAGAGGCATGTCCTTCGCATTCCCGTAGATGGGAGGCGAGTGCGATTCCATCCCCATTTTGGAAACGAAGTCCGGAGATTCGGCAAATTCTTCAACGGTGCCTTCCCGCATGAGCGCGCGGCCTTCCATCGACCAGTGCTCTTGGGTGTTTGCCAGCGGATAGACTTCGTCCGTAACTTGGAGGCTCGCTCCAGTCGTCGACCAGCGATTGGTCGAAGGCATCGCCGGATAGGCGTTAAAACCAACGCCCTGCCCTACGGGACCGCTGATGTCACGGCCGAAACCAACCGGAACAACGACCGTATAGTTCGCCAGACCGGGAAGAACGTGGATCGGTCCACGTAGTTCGGTGCCATTGACGGAAAGGACTCCCACCAAGGCCTGCTCCTTGCCCCGCTTAAACTGAGCGGTATTGCGCTGAAGCTGACCGGTCTCGGTCATCACGTTCGGGTCTTGAAAAATTTCCAGTCCGCTCTCTTCCTGCAGCTCCTTGGCCAATCGAGGGCTGATGAGGATCGCATTGTCCCAAGTCAGCTTGGTCATTGAGTCCGGACACTCCATCATCCAGCCGTTGTTGGCGTAACGACCGTCGAGAGTGTGACTGCTCGGGGTGAAGAGAACTTCGAGGTTCTTCGCGGAAACGACGCCGGGTGCTGGAGCCGGATTCGCGTTT
It includes:
- the nrfD gene encoding NrfD/PsrC family molybdoenzyme membrane anchor subunit, which translates into the protein MPTLAEASDNTPRPAVLNKVKPIELPRRPLVLNDRSYNWVTEKVCGIVEGKTPTWWWISFAIAGGMASFTLMGLIYLVSTGVGVWGLANPINWGWAIVNFVFWIGIGHAGTLISAVLCLLKQRWRTSINRTAEAMTIFAVVCAGIFPLFHVGRVWFAWWLFPLPNANWIWPNFRSPLEWDVFAVSTYGTVSILFWYMGMIPDLGTLRDRAKATWRRVFYGVLAMGWRNSSRHWHNYEMAYLLLAGISTPLVLSVHTIVSFDFAASVLPGWHTTIFPPYFVAGAIFSGFGMVLTLILPLRAVYGLHDLVNQYHIDAMCKIVLATGSMVGYAYMMEFFIAWYGANPYEGFAFINRAFGQYAWAYWIMVSCNVICPQLFWFKKIRQNIGLVWIISIFVNVGMWFERFVITVSSLANDFLPSSWGYYSPTIVDIFTFFGTFGVFSVLFLLFLRFLPLIAFSEVKALSLPQADPHNHDHPQNRNPKGAH
- a CDS encoding TAT-variant-translocated molybdopterin oxidoreductase produces the protein MDNEFNALEGKTGSRYWKSLDDLADTPAFQEWAEREFPQGASELQGFNRRHFMKIMAASFGLAGVGLTGCRRPKHEILPYVQQPENIIPGVPQFYSSSHPTPWENVPVVVETHQARPTKIEGNPSYLAGGGATDSFTQASVLDLYDPSRAKRNVRGPKSLDRAAVKDLLANWSGQMASTQGAGFAFLAEHSTSPSRRALVADLKKKFPKAIWSEYEPLDYSAADRASETYWGEPVRVINDYSKASRVLSVGSDFMGTDPGSTEATRSFSRARKVDDPKKADQMNRLYVVEGDFSLSGAAADHRLRLSASQHEAFLIALAQELLSLGAEGNGDIAGLVRGMPVDDSVPLDWVNACAKDLYDHQGESVLVVSPGAEERVQWIAFFINELLGAPGNTQRLLKLPASQAVSIQDLAKELKAGKVDTLFILGGNPVYNAPADLNWPLVQQQAGEVVRFGYWNDETSASTGTHLLVPHYLETWSDGETRDGTLVPVQPMIEPLMDSFSEIEILASLCGKTETDPYAIVQATYAKRSGNGGAGFATFLAVGVLPESGYDEIKPSVAGGGVIAALNANPAPAPGVVSAKNLEVLFTPSSHTLDGRYANNGWMMECPDSMTKLTWDNAILISPRLAKELQEESGLEIFQDPNVMTETGQLQRNTAQFKRGKEQALVGVLSVNGTELRGPIHVLPGLANYTVVVPVGFGRDISGPVGQGVGFNAYPAMPSTNRWSTTGASLQVTDEVYPLANTQEHWSMEGRALMREGTVEEFAESPDFVSKMGMESHSPPIYGNAKDMPLQQKVTEIPKGGSLYKTPEFTAPQQWGMAIDLNLCTGCNSCVVACQSENNIPIVGKDQVLRGREMHWIRLDRYFASQEKDESGIPEEVQVAFQGMACNHCELAPCETVCPVNATVHDEQGLNVMAYNRCVGTRYCANNCPYKVRRFNFFDWNKRSDGHFYEGPLGPSGPAKPIKMQKNPDVTVRMRGVMEKCTYCVQRIESAKINQKVKAKDSADIKVPDGTIKVACQQVCAADAISFGDITDTESEVYKWKQSPRDYSVLGYLNTRPRTTYLAKLRNPNPSMPKKYRYDQPFGRQNYEERFGHGSGHGEHGEGHGHDSHVDEHGHGAEHAEPTSGKSEHSNHGESSAH